In a genomic window of Rhinolophus ferrumequinum isolate MPI-CBG mRhiFer1 chromosome 2, mRhiFer1_v1.p, whole genome shotgun sequence:
- the LOC117014420 gene encoding 60S ribosomal protein L26-like, translated as MKFNPFVNSDRSKNCKRHFNAPSHIRRKIMSSPLSKELRQKYNVQSMPIRKDDEVQVVRGHYKGQQIGKVVQVYRKKYVIYIERVQREKANGTTVHVGIHPSKVVITRLKLDKDCKKILERKAKSRQVGKEKGKYEEETIEKMQE; from the coding sequence ATGAAGTTCAACCCCTTTGTGAATTCTGACCGGAGCAAGAACTGTAAAAGACATTTCAATGCACCTTCCCACATTCGCAGGAAGATTATGTCTTCTCCTCTTTCCAAAGAGCTGAGACAGAAGTACAATGTTCAATCCATGCCCATCCGAAAGGATGATGAAGTTCAGGTTGTCCGAGGACACTACAAAGGGCAGCAAATTGGCAAAGTAGTCCAGGTTTACAGAAAGAAGTATGTCATCTACATTGAACGAGTGCAGCGGGAGAAGGCTAATGGCACGACAGTTCATGTGGGCATTCACCCCAGCAAGGTGGTTATCACTAGACTAAAGCTGGACAAAGACTGCAAAAAGATCCTTGAACGGAAAGCCAAATCTCGccaagtaggaaaggaaaagggcaaaTATGAGGAAGAAACAATTGAGAAGATGCAGGAATAA